Proteins from a genomic interval of Zingiber officinale cultivar Zhangliang chromosome 2A, Zo_v1.1, whole genome shotgun sequence:
- the LOC122043935 gene encoding cell surface glycoprotein 1-like, whose protein sequence is MNDRSGQDAPSSSRRGVQLLSEDSDSDDQPLAQRLRRRAPDPSQDSGPSAVPPPPPVITPTPVSSQADGSPAPPEVQVEPHLAQPSTSQQQQSTEVGPSHRPSPATSPPEPSQVPPSTPSGSAAGPSSSAAEPSQPPPPVPLYYHTIAPSEAELQSRQDVPTSSLTMKDRLATLWEENMHQMELLPPPVQMDRFSELYIKACAESLMINQSFHDIHHQNKVLQDMVTELELQLKDPAQASHALRAEIKNLTKEKNHLEVSLAHTNHKLKGLQEEKIQVDVVHQQRMDQQALEHQQAIDQLTQKLRAAETLAQE, encoded by the exons ATGAATGACCGCTCAGGTCAGGATGCCCCCTCTTCTTCTCGACGCGGGGTTCAGCTACTTTCAGAAGATTCTGACTCGGACGATCAGCCCTTGGCTCAGAGACTTCGCCGTAGAGCCCCCGATCCTAGCCAAGATTCGGGCCCTTCCGCTGTTCCTCCTCCGCCTCCTGTTATAACCCCAACTCCTGTCTCGAGCCAGGCAGATGGTTCCCCTGCTCCGCCCGAGGTTCAGGTCGAGCCTCACTTAGCTCAACCCTCCACTTCGCAACAGCAACAGAGCACTGAGGTTGGCCCCTCGCATCGCCCTTCACCAGCTACTTCCCCTCCAGAACCTTCTCAGGTGCCCCCTTCAACTCCTTCTGGGTCAGCTGCTGGGCCTTCTAGCTCAGCTGCTGAGCCTTCCCAACCACCACCACCTGTTCCTCTCTATTATCATACCATTGCTCCTTCTGAGGCTGAGTTACAATCACGGCAAGATGTTCCCACTAGCTCCTTGACAATGAAAGATCGCTTGGCCACTTTGTGGGAAGAAAATATGCATCAGATGGAACTCTTACCGCCCCCTGTCCAAATGGATAGATTCTCTGAGCTGTATATCAAG GCCTGTGCAGAGTCCCTGATGATAAACCAGTCCTTCCATGATATTCATCATCAAAATAAGGTGCTGCAAGATATGGTAACAGAATTGGAGCTTCAATTAAAGGACCCTGCGCAGGCTAGTCATGCCCTGAGAGCCGAAATAAAGAATCTGACCAAAGAGAAGAACCATCTAGAAGTATCCTTGGCTCATACTAACCATAAGCTTAAGGGACTTCAAGAAGAAAAAATCCAGGTTGATGTTGTGCACCAGCAACGCATGGACCAACAAGCTTTGGAGCATCAGCAAGCTATTGATCAATTGACCCAGAAGTTGCGGGCTGCCGAGACTTTAGCACAGGAGTAG